The following are encoded together in the Chaetodon auriga isolate fChaAug3 chromosome 6, fChaAug3.hap1, whole genome shotgun sequence genome:
- the rgma gene encoding repulsive guidance molecule A, whose amino-acid sequence MQSPRERSEVRPRAGWMVMGKRGRPSALDVCRVLAVFLSLFPAVSLQCKILKCNSEFWASTSNSGPEEEFCTALRAYNSCVRRTARTCRGDLAYHSAQHGIEDLMSQHNCSKEGPTSQPRARTPLPPPPPPLLPDSQERSDGPEVCHYERSLPRNTAPPNYTHCGFFGDPHLRTFGDSFQTCKVEGAWPLIHNKYLSVQVTNTPVVPGSLATATSKLTIIFKNFQECVDQKMYHAETDELPAAFADGSKNGGDRHGANTLRVVEKVPGQHVEIQARYIGTTIVVRQVGRYLTFAVRMPEEVVNSVEEGDNQDLYLCLHGCPANQRIDFRNFGARAAEAHSTGRTRSGAGAQGFTYQSAKAKCKERLPVEDLYFQSCVFDLLSSGDINFTMAAYYAFEDVKMLHSNSERYHIFEKDAFMSNAAQRGKDLLSLFLLNLLAVLLWIECCTVHL is encoded by the exons ATGCAGTCGCCAAG GGAGAGGAGTGAAGTGCGACCCCGAGCTGGATGGATGGTTAtggggaaaagaggaagacCCTCGGCGCTTGACGTGTGCAGAGTCCTCGCCGTGTTTCTTTCACTCTTCCCCGCCG TGAGTCTGCAGTGCAAGATCCTTAAGTGTAACTCCGAATTTTGGGCCTCCACCTCTAACTCTGGACCGGAGGAGGAGTTTTGCACGGCGCTGCGAGCATACAACAGCTGTGTACGCCGGACCGCACGTACCTGCAGGGGTGACTTGGCGTACCACTCCGCCCAGCATGGCATAGAGGATCTAATGAGCCAACACAACTGCTCCAAGGAGGGGCCGACCTCTCAACCGCGTGCCCGCACTCcgctcccccctccacccccgccGCTCCTTCCTGACAGCCAGGAACGCTCCGATGGCCCAGAGGTGTGCCATTATGAGCGCAGTCTTCCACGGAACACAGCGCCACCTAACTACACCCACTGTGGCTTCTTCGGAGACCCACACCTCCGAACCTTTGGTGACAGCTTTCAGACGTGTAAGGTGGAGGGAGCCTGGCCGCTCATCCACAACAAATACCTGTCTGTCCAGGTGACCAACACTCCTGTGGTGCCGGGGTCTTTGGCTACCGCCACAAGCAAG CTGACAATCATCTTCAAGAATTTCCAGGAATGTGTGGACCAGAAGATGTACCACGCGGAGACAGATGAGCTGCCAGCCGCATTCGCAGACGGCTCCAAGAACGGAGGGGATCGGCATGGGGCGAACACTCTGCGCGTGGTGGAGAAGGTTCCTGGGCAGCACGTGGAGATTCAGGCAAGGTACATTGGAACAACCATAGTGGTCCGGCAGGTAGGCCGCTACCTGACCTTTGCCGTGCGGATGCCGGAGGAAGTTGTGAACTCAGTGGAAGAAGGTGACAACCAGGACTTGTACTTGTGTCTTCACGGCTGTCCTGCCAACCAGCGTATCGACTTCAGGAACTTCGGGGCTCGAGCAGCTGAGGCCCACAGCACAGGAAGGACCAGGAGTGGCGCCGGGGCCCAAGGCTTTACCTACCAGTCTGCCAAAGCCAAGTGCAAAGAGCGGCTCCCAGTGGAGGACCTGTACTTTCAGTCCTGCGTGTTtgatctcctctcctctggagaCATAAACTTCACCATGGCAGCCTACTACGCCTTTGAGGATGTAAAAATGCTCCACTCAAACAGCGAGCGATACCACATCTTTGAAAAGGATGCTTTTATGAGCAACGCAGCGCAGAGGGGCAAAGATTTACTTTCACTATTCCTCCTCAACCTCCTCGCTGTCTTATTGTGGATTGAGTGTTGTACAGTTCATCTATAG